The window TACTCCTGGGTCTCGACCTTCCAGACCAGGACGACGTCGCAGACGTACGGATCCGCCATGACGATCTACGATATCGACGTGGACGCCGCCGGGGACGTCGCCGTCGTGGGCAACGCCCAGGGTCAGATCGACTACGACCCGAGCGCGTCCGTCGATTACGAACTGCCCGATCAGAGGCGGGTCAACGGGTTCGTCGTCAAGCTGGCGCCGAGCGGCTCCCTGGCGTGGGCCCGGAACGCGGGCGCCGACTCCGCCACGCAGGTCGCCTTCGACGCGGCCGGCGCCATGTACGTCGCGGGCAATTACTTCACGGCGGCCGGCTTCACGCCCGGCTCCGGCCTGCCCGACGTACCGAGCTCGACCACCGGCTCGACCTACCTGACCAAGTACAGCGCCGCCGGCGCCCCCGTCTGGGCCGTGACGTTCTCCGGGACCGGGGCGATTTACCCTTACGGGCTCACCGTCGACGCCTCCGGCGAGATCACCCTGGCTGGCGCCTTCCTGGGCACGGCCGACTTCGACCCCGACCCCACCTCCACCCACGAAGCGACCAACACGGCGTTCGCCGACTTCTTCATCCTCAAGCTGAAACAGGTGTGAGGGGGGTGGGGCCGACGCCTGCACAATTTCCAACTGAAGCCGCTTGTCTACGAGGACAGTCGCCTGCCGTCTCGTCGCCGGGTGCCATGCCCACGCTTGTGGTGGGCATGTGATCGACGATGGACGAGCGATCATCCGCAACCGGTCCATGGCCACGACAAGCCTGGCCGTACCACCCGATTACGAAACCTCCGCGACTTAACACCGAGGTGACATTATGAGAACAAAGAAGCGCAAGGAGAAATCGAATTTCCGCAAGCGTGATCGACGGCTTCGGCTTTCGCCCCGGATCGGCGTGCTCGAAGAAAGGGTGATGCTCGACGGTTCGCTGGATTCCACGTTCGGAGCCGGCGGCCTCGTGACGACGGCCTTGGGAGCAACTCTTTCAAGGGCCCCGCTCGTGATCGGTGGATTCTCCACCCATCTTTCGCATGGCGAGGTCGTGGTCGCCGACGCAGCCTCCTCGCCTCTGCGTGTTAGCCGCTACGACGAGAGTGGTCGACTCGACACGACCTTCGGCAATAACGGCGTCGTGACCACGCCGGTTCTCGACGATAGCTATGCCCGCTCCGTTACGGTCTCGGGGAGCTCGGTCATCGCCGCCGGAATCGCCCGGTCCGAAAGCTCCCAATCCGAGTCCGAGTACTCGCCGGTGCTCGTGGAATACGACGTGAACGGCGCGCTTGACGGCGGATTCGGTACTCGCGGCGTGCTGGTGATCGATCCGAAGGTCTTGTTCGCGACGTCCTCGACCATGTCCGTGTCCGTCACGGCGGTCGCCACGCAGTCGGACGGCAAGATTCTGCTGGCGGGCTACGGATCTGTCCCGGGGGGAAATGGTCCCGCAACCTCCTTCGTGACGCGATACACCGCCGCCGGCGTGCTTGATACGACGTTCGGCGACGCCGGCGTTTTGAAGGGCCAAATCGGCGGCCAGTCGTCGACTTTGACCGCGATGAGCATCTCGCCGCTCGATGACAAGGTGTCGCTGGCGATTGACGCCGGCCTCGGCTATACGGTGGTCCGCCTCACGCGAGACGGCAAACTCGATGACTCGTTCGGCTCCGGCGGTGTGGCGACCGTGGAATTGAAATACCCCGGCGGGTCGGGTATCGCTCAGTCGCTCGCGTTCGACTTGCAGGGCGAACTCTACGCCGCGGGAACGATTACCACGGGTGCGGTCGGAATCATCAAGCTAACGTCCGCCGGGACTCTCGACGCCAAGTTTGGAAGCGGCGGCATCCTCGTCGGCGACTTCAAGCAGGGGGGGGTGTTTGAGAACGCTTATCCCGACATCGCCGTTCAGGCCGACGGGAGGCTGCTGATCGCCAGCTATGGCATGTACGCGGGACGGGCCGATTTCGTGCTGGCCCGTTATAACCCGACCGGGTCGCTCGACGCCGCCTTCGGCTCGGGCGGCCTGGTCCACACCGATTTCTCGACGCCGGGGTCGGCTGATTATACACGGGACGACGTGGCCACCGCCGTCGTCTTGTCGCCCGACGGCAAGGAGGCCGTCGTCGCTGGACTCGAAGGGTTCTATTCCTCCACTCCGGGGCCGCGTCTCGCCCTCGCCCGCTATGTGCTCGACGACCCGACGATCGCCGTTCCACCGCCTTCGGGGACGCTGCGACTCGATTCCTCCGCCGACTCGGGAAGCTCGTCCAACGACGGCATTACGAACAAAAAAATCCTCACATTCTCCGGCGTCCACAAGACCATCCCCTCGGCCTATCTCGAACTCGTCCGCGACGACTCGACCGTCGTCGACTACGAGTCGACCAGCGAGACGTTGACGGATCCCGGACCGATTCCCGAGGGGTCCCACCGGTATTCAGTGCGTCAGTTGAGCGCCTTCTTTCGAACGAGCGCCTCGACCTCGCCCGTGAACGTCGTGGTCGACAGGACCCCGCCGGCCGTCCCGCCGGCCCCGGTTCTCGACCCGTCGAGCGACACCGGAACGCCGGGCGACGATACAACGACGAGCACCAAACCGAAGCTAACCGGCACGGCCGATCCGAATACGACGGTCACGCTCTTCGACGACGCTGGGAAGTCTCTTGCTTCAGCTCAGGTCGGCGGTTCCGGACATTATTCTTTGCAAATCTCCTCCGCCCTGAGTTTAGGGTCTCACGTCGTCCACATTCGAGCGATGGACGTCGCCGGGAACTCGAGCACCGCCAGCAAGGCGCTGTCGTTGACGATCGTCAAGGACACGGCTCCAACTCCCATCACTCCAAAGATCACGCCGACCCTGATCGTCTCGGTCCACGGCCAGGAACAGGACCTCAAGGCGTTGGGCGCTCTTGTGATGCAGGGCGCGCTGGGCGTGTTCGGCGGAATCATCCCCGGCGCGGCCCTCACCTACGATGCCGTCAATGGCATTTCGGCCACCGGAAGCGGTCGCCAACTGGACCCCTGGCAAGATGACATCGGGACGCTTGCGCAAGTCATCTTCCAGGCGAACGACGCCAATCCGTCGTTTATCGAGTCGCTCGAGGTCGACTGGGACACCTACGGGAGCGAGCACGACCCCGCGCAGGAAGTGGCCAGGCAGATCAACGCCATCGTCGCCGACACGCAATATGACGGCTCGCCCTGGGATATCCTGTTCGTCGGCTACAGCCGGGGCGGTCCGTTCGTCCATGAGATCCTCAAGGGGCTCGACCTCGTATCAAACCCCAGGATCGACTACACCGAGGCGATCCTCCTCGACCCGACCGCGTCCAAGGTCTCGGGAGACGTGTTTCCCGCTTCCATGCCTCCCGGCCTCGATCGCGAGATCGTGTACGACGACGGCTACGCCTTCCCTCTCACCCAGTTGTCCTTTCATCTCCTGGGCAAGGAATACGACGTCGTCGAACTGACGAACGACGGGAACTCGGGGAATCGCGTCGCCGGGGCGGAGTACCGTTACGAACGGGATCAGATCCAGAAATACATCCAAGAAGACCACCCTGACGTCTGGGCTCTGATCAAAAAGTACTATATAGAGTCGCATGTTGGAAGCAATGCCCTTGATTCTTATAGATCCCACCTCGGCTTCCCTTACTGGTACATGGGTCGTGATCCATACGATGATCCACCGCTGGCGACTCAGTTCAAAGCCGATCTCATCGAATTCCTCAAGGCCAAGGACCAGGGCGCGGCCTTGAACGGCGGAACGGTGACGCTGCTTGACCACACGAAGAGTAGCCCCGCCTCGACCGCGCCGAACTTCAAGAATGCCAGCCAGGAGGCCGTCCAGGAGCTCACCAAGTTCGCGAACTCGCTCATCGACGACGCCAAGCGATTCGCCGCGCAGATCGCCAAGGAAGCCGAGAAGCTCGGCAAGGACATCGCGGCCGCCGCCAAGAAGGCCGGGGACGCGCTCGTCGCCGACGCGAAAAAGCTGGGGGGCGAGGCTCTGGCGGAGGCCAAGAAGCAGGCCGCGGCTCTGGCGAGAACGGCCCAGGCGGAAATCAACAAACTGGAGGCCGACGCCAAGAAGACCGCCGACGCCCTCTACAAGGAGGGCAAGCTTTTTGACAAGTCGGCGGCCAAGGAAGTCGACAAGGCATCCAAGCAACTCGCGAGTGTACAAAAGCAATCCGCGAAGGTGGTCGCCAAGGCGCAGAAGGACGCCGACAAGGCCGTGGCGGCCGTCAAGAAGGCCGTCGGCGACAAGCTGAAGAAGGCCCAGGAAGCGGCTAAAGCCGCGGCCGCCAAGGTTGCGGCCGCGACCGCGAAAGCCGAAGCCGACGCTCGCGCAGCCGCCGCGAAACTCGCGGTCGCCGCGAACAACGCCCGGATCGCGGCCGAGCAGGAAGCGGCGAAGATCGCCGCGGCCGCGTCGAGTGCGAGAGACAGGGTGTCAAGCGGCATCAGCAACGTCCGCAAGAAGTTCCACTTCTAATACGGGTTCCAGGATTCCCGGTCCGCCGGACGTCTTTCCGTCGACGACGATTCTGGTCGGCCCCCGGGGCCGACCAGAATCGCCACGGGGCGATTATCGCCCAGCCGCGCGCCGCAACGGAGGCGGGTCCTCCGCCGACAGTCGGTCCACCCACGGAGATTCACCATGTCGCTGAGCATTCGCGGTCGTCGATTCAGCGGTAGGAACTCGCTTGCCTCGGTCGGGCGCAAGGCCCCGCGGTTCCGGCCCGTCGTCCAGGATCTGGAGGATCGCCGGCTGATGACCGTGACGATCAAGATCGACTATTCCTACGACACGTCGAACTTCTTCAATACCACGGTGAAGCGCAACATCATGCAACTCGCCGCCGACATCCTGGGGAACCGGCTCGACGACCACCTTTCGGCCATCACGCCTTCGGGGAGCAATAGCTGGACGGCTCAATTCGAGAATCCGGCGACGGGCAACACGCAGAAGATCAAAAACCTGTCCGTGCCGGCGGACACGCTCATCGTTTACGTAGGCGCGCGGGACCTCGGCACGGGAAGCACTGCCGAAGGCGGCCATGGCGCTCCGGGAGGTCTGGGAGTTACAGGAATCCCCGCATGGGTCAACCTCATCGTATCCCGTGGCCAGCCAGGGGCCCTCGCCGCCAAGCCCACTGATATAGGCTCGTGGGGTGGGGCCATCGCCTTCAACAGCGCGACCAATTGGTATTTCGACGTGAGTAGTTCGAAGCTTGGTCCCAAACAAATCGATTTCCTCTCGGCGGCGATCCACGAGCTCGGCCATGTGCTGGGGATCGGCGACGTCCCGCCGGACGGCCACCCCACATCATGGACGCGGCTCGTCTCCGGCCACTCCTTCCTCGGGGCATACTCGGCCTCCGAGTACGGATCTTCGTCCGTTCCGCTGAATCCCGGCAACGACCATTGGGCCGAGGGGACCAGGAACGGCGGTTTTGAGACGGCGATGGATCCCACGCTACACGACAGCACCCGGAGGTTGTTCACCGACCTGGATTACGCCGCGCTGAAGGACATCGGCTGGCAGGTTCACGACCAGGGGTTCCTCCTGACCGTGGCCGGCACGGGCGGGACCGGCACGAACATGCTCTCCCTGGAGGACACCGGCAACACTCTCGCCAAGCTGCCCAACACATCCACCCTGCTGAGCACCGAGCACTACACATCCGGCGTCTTCGCCGTCTACAAGGCCGGCGACTTCACGTTCCGCGCGTTGGATGACGGGACCCTGGTGAAGTTCAACGCCGCGGGCGCCTTTGTGGGCACCCAGAAATTCACCGGCAGGGTGACCGGCCTCCTCTACAGCGCCAGCGAGAACGTCATGATCCTGGGGACGAGCGACGGCTGGATGCTCAAGGTCAGCGGCACGGGGGGCACCGGCGCGAACATGTTCAACGTCACGGAGACCTCCTACGGCTTCCAACGGACCTCCACCTCCACGAACTACCTCGTCGGCAGTGAGCAGTTCCTCCACTGGGGGGTGAGCGGGATCTATGCCAATCCCAGCGGGATCTACATCGCACTCGGGTTCGGGTCGGGGGGCCTGCTCAAGATCAACGGCACGGGCGGGACCGGCACGAACATGCTGGCCCTCGCCCAGGATCAATCCGGGGGGATCGTCGGCCTTTCGGGCTACCACTATTGGGTCGGCACCCAGAGGTTCATTGGCCGGATCACCGGTTTGATCTACACCGGGGGCCAGACTGTCATCGGCCTGACCGACGGCCGGATGGTCAAGATCAACGGGACGGGCGGCACCGGCACCAACATGTTCAACATCGTCGAGTACGCCGGTGGATTCCAGCGGGCCTTCGCCACGACCGACAACTACCTCGTCGGCAGCCAGTATTTCAGCACGTCGGTCATCGGCCTGTATCAGGCCGCCGCGGTCACCTTTATCGCGCTGGCGGACGGGTCGCTGCTCCAGATCAAGGGGACGGGGGGGACTGGCACGAACATGCTGGCCCTCCAAAGCAAGAGCGGTACGATCACGGGCCTTCCCGGCTACAACTACTGGATCCGCACCCAGAAATTCAGCGGCCGGGTGACCACCCTCCTCTACATGGGGGGGGCCACGATCATCGGCCTGAGCGACGGCCGGATGCTCAAGGTCAGCGGCACGGGCGGGACCGGCACCAACATGTTCAACATCGTCGAGATCGACGGCGGCTTCCAACGGGCCTTCACCACGACCGCCAACTACCTCCTCGGTAGCCAGCGGTTCCGCGCCGGCGTCTCCGGCCTGTTTCAGGTCGGCAACAACATGCTCGTGGCCCTTGACGAGCACCTCGATCCGACACACCCGATGCCCGGATTCTGAGCGCTGTGCCCGGGTCGAGTCGCCCGGTCGAGGGCGTCAGGCGTCGCCGGCCGGGGTCGTCCCCGCCGCTCTCGGGGCTTGCTGACTGATCACGCGGCATTCGACGCTCTGGCATCGTTCGGCGGGACGCCGCCTGGGTTGGGCGGCGGCGGCTTCGTTGGCTTCGTAGAAGGTGGGGGGCTCGTAGGTCCAGCCCTGGGAGAGGCGGTCGGCCTCGCGGTGGGAGGTCCAGTGGAGGTATCGGCCGCCGAGGGTCGCGGCGAGGCGGGCCTTCCAGCCGAACGTGCGGACGAGTTCGGCGAGCAGGCGGGTGGTCTTCTCGCGCAGGGCGGGGCGGTCGCGGAAATAAAGGCGGGCGGCGGCGACCATCGCCGTGTACTGGGTCGGCAGGCCCTGAGACTCCCAGGCGACCCGGTCGCGGACGCGGGGGTCGGGGTGGGCGTGGTGGCGCCGCCAGCCGGCGAGGAGCGTCTCGGCGATCCGGATCACGCTCGGGCCGTTCTCCTCGAAGTCGCGCGTGAAGGCGCGGATCATCCAGTCGCCCTCGGTCCCCGGCGGCAGCGACGGATGGCGGTAGTTGAACACGGACTGGCCGTGGACGTCCGCTGGGTTGCACTCGTCGTCGGGGAGGATCCGGCCGGCGGCGGCCAGCTCCGCGTACAGCGGCGTGCCGGGGATCGGCGTGTAGAGCATGAACTGGTGGAAGTCCGTCCGATACCGCACGGCGTGCGCGATCACGTCGTCCATGACCTCCGGCGCGTGGTTCTCCAGGCCGATGATGCTGGAGCCCAGGATCCGGATCCCGTGGCTTTGAAGCTCGCGGACCAGCGCCAGGGGGTCGATGTGGGAGAGCTTCTTATATGAGCTTTCCTCTCCTTCGAGCCCCATCCAGAGCCATGAGACGCCGATCCGCACCAGTTCGTCCATCGTGTATTTCTTCAGCGCGTTGGCCGAGCTGAAGACGTAGAGCGACCACGGCTTGCGATGCTTCTCCATCAGCTCCAGCACGCGGAGGGCGCGGGGGCGGTGGAGCAGGAAATTCTCGTCCATGATGAAGAACGAGCGGATCTTCATGGCGTCGGAAAGCTGGTGCATCACATCGAACAGCTCGTCGCCCGTCTTGTAGAAGTCGACATATTTTCCCTTGCCGCCGAACATGGCCGACGTCGAGCAGAAATTGCAGCCGAGCGGGCATCCCACGGAGGGGATCAAGGTGGCCGCCACGTCGCCCGGCTTCCCTTCGGCGGTCACCCCCATGCAGCGGGTGCCGATGCCCGAGTTGATCAGGGGATGCCGCAGCGGCTCGTCGACCTGGTCGTCCAGGAACCGTCGGAACCACGACACGCCGTCGCCGCGGACGATGTGGTCGGCGTCGATCCGATCCGCCAGGTCGGGGACGTTGGCGATGTGCCCGCCGACGACGATCGTCGCGTTGGGGCGATGACGGCGGATCATCTCGCACATGACCCGCACCTTGCGCTGGTTGAGGATGATGCTGCTGATCCCGATCACGTCGTAATCGTTCTCGCGGATCTCCTCCTCGAACCGTTCCCAGGTGGGGAAATCGAGCACGGTGCAGGGGGCTGAGAGGTTGGCCTGGATCAGCATCAGGCCCCAACTGCGGTGGAACATCCGGAGCGAGAACGGCCCCTGCACGCGCGTGACCTGGTTGTGGTAAAGCTCCATCGGATTGAGCGCGCGGCTGCCGTACTCGTCGTCCTGGGCGTAGGGTCCGCAGACGCTGGTCAGCAGGACTCGGGCGTTGTTCCCCAGCGGATGACGGGGAGTGGTCGTGGAGGGGCGGTCGATCACGGCGGTCGTGCTCATCGGCGAGCTCCTTTGCGATCGTCCCCCACGGCGCAGCCGTGCGCCGCGCGCAGCGGGACGATCTGTTGAGACTCCACCGTCGAGAATCCGGGGCGCAACCCAACCCCAAACCAACCGGCCGCAAAGCCGGCGACACGTCACCCCGTGGAAAGACGGTGGTCGGGTCGTGAATGGCTCTCGGCGATTCAGCGGAGAATCGACGGAGCGGGAAGGCGACCCGTTTTGATACGGGACAAGGACCGGGAAGGATCTCGCCGGCTTTCGATTCTGTCGCTCAGTCGGCGGTGACGCGGCAGGCGCAGGCCTCGGCCGCGTCGCGGCGAAGCCGGGCCAGAAACAGGCATTCGTTATCCTTATGGGAAGCAGGGCCAAGGGATTCCAATCGGGCGCGGGCGGCTTCGAGGCGGCCCAGCCGGGCCTCGGCCGTGGCGGCCAGGAGTTGGAGGGCGAACGACTCGCGATCTTCCGGCGGGGCCTCGGTCGTCGCCAGGGCGAGGGCCTCGTCGTGCCGCCCCTGCGCCTCCCGTGCGCGGACCAGGAGGATCCGCGCGTCGATCGAGAGGGGGCCGGCCGGGATCGTCGCGATCATCCGCTCGGCCTCGGAGGGTTCGATGGGCCCCGAACGAGCCTTAAGGCGGAGGCGGTCGACGACCACGCCGGCGTCGGTCCGATCGCCGGCCGCTTCCTCGAAGCGGGTTTGTGCCGCGGCGAAGTCGGCCAGGGCCTCGGGGATGCGCCCCAGCGCCAGTCGCGCCTCAGCCCGGAGGAGGAGGAGGGCGACCATGGCTTGGAGATAATCGCCGTTGCGAGGCCGCAGGCCGAGCGCCAGTTCCTGCATCGCCGCGGCTTCGTCCAGCCGCGTCTCAGCTTCCGCGACGGCCTCCCGCTCCGCCCGGATGAGGGCTAGCTGTTGGAGCCACATGGCCTGCTCGTGCTGGTACTGGGGCTCGTCGGGCAGGTCGCGGACCACCGCGGCGCCCGCCTCGACCGCACGGAGGGCGACGGACTCGTCGAGCGTCCCGGCGTCGTGCCGCCATCGGGCCAGTTGTCCCCAAGCTCGGGCGGCGGTCCGGCGGTAGCTCGGCTTCGCGCCGGGCCGTCGGCAGAGATCCTCGGCGATCTCCGCGGCGCGCCGGAGGCGGCCTTCGCCCTCCGGGTTCTGTCGCCTCATCTCAACGCGTCCCAGGTTGACGCCCTGGGAGGCGACGGCCTCCTCGTAATCCAGGTTCGCCGGCTGGTCGCGCGACAGCGCGGCGATCACATCGAGCGACTCGCGGTGCAGGGCGACGGATCGGGCGGCGTCCTCGACGTAGACGACGTCGGCGAGGCAGAAGAGGGTGCGGAAGAGGTCGTAGCGGATGTCGCTCCGTTTCGGGTGGTCGTGGACCAGACTGCGGAGGAGGTCGGCCGACGATTCGTAGCAGGCGACGGCCTGCGCCCACTGGTGCTGGTTCTGGTGAAAGCGGGCGAGATGGAACTGCGCCAGCGCCGCGCGGTACTGCACGTCGACGAGCGAAGCCTCGTCGCCTCCCGACTGTCGGATCTCCTCGATCGCCTGGGCGAAGCGGGCGAAATCGTCGTAGAACTTCGGGTCGGTGAGGCCGCCGATGCGGGCCAGCCGCTCCACGGTGTCGGCGTAGACGGCCGCCAGCCGGATCAGGCCGTCGTTCTTACGGCTCAGGTCGCGGTTCCAGCGCGAGAGGCCGACGAACCCGCCGATCACCACGGCCAGGCCGGCGATCCCCGCCGCGACGACGAGCCGGCGATGCTTCAGCATCCGCCGGCCGACGCGCTCCAGCCGCGAGACCGGTCGGGCCGTGATCGGCTCGCCGGCGAGGAAGCGGCGCAGGTCCTCGCCCATGGCGAGGGCCGAGGCGTACCGTCGCGAGGGATCGCGGGCCATCGCCGTCTCGACGATCGTCGCCAGGTCGCGCGGGACGCCGGAACGGATCCGCGCGATCGGCTCCGGATCTTGCTCCAGGGCGAGCTTGCACGTCTCGAACGGGGAGGCGGCGCGGTACGGCGGTCGGCCGGTCAGCAGGAAGTAGAGGACGGCCCCCAGGCCGTAGACGTCGATCGCCGGATTCCGCCGGGCCGCGTTCCCCAGGATCTGCTCCGGCGCCATGTAGCCGGGCGTCCCCGCCATACCCCCGGCGTTGGTCAGCGAGACCGCCGCCTCCTCGTCGACCAGTTGCGCCAGGCCGAAGTCGGTGACCATCGGGACCGGGACGCGGTCGCGCGTCATCAGGATGTTCGAGGGCTTCAGGTCGCGATGCACCACGCCGGATTCGTGAGCGTACGCCACCGCGGCGACGATCGGCGCCATCAGCGCAGCGCACTCACGGGGCGACGGCTGGGTTTCCTGGGCGTATCGGGCCAGCGAGACCCCCTCGATGAAATCCATCACCAGGAACGGCCGCCCGCCGTCGACCTCGCCGCCGTCGAGCAGCCGGACGATGTTGGGGTGCTTCATCAGGGCGAGGATCTGCCGCTCTAGTTGGAACCGGCGGATGGCCGTCGGCGTCAGGCTCCGGCCCATGAGCTTGACGGCCGTGAGCTGCCGGTAGTCGTCGACCCGATGCGCTCGATAGACGACCCCCATCCCGCCCCGATTCACGACGCTTTCCACCACGTAGCGTCCGACCCGGGCGCCGGGGGAGAGGTCGTCGTGCTCCTCATCCGTCTCGGTCGGCGGCGGTGGGGGCCACCAGAGATCGCTCGCGTCCTTCTCAGCCTCGGTCGAGAGGAGATCGGGAACCGACGCCGCCCCGGCGAGGAGTGCGACCTCCTCCACCTGATCGTGATGACGCAGGAGCGACGAGACCTCGT of the Paludisphaera rhizosphaerae genome contains:
- a CDS encoding B12-binding domain-containing radical SAM protein, coding for MSTTAVIDRPSTTTPRHPLGNNARVLLTSVCGPYAQDDEYGSRALNPMELYHNQVTRVQGPFSLRMFHRSWGLMLIQANLSAPCTVLDFPTWERFEEEIRENDYDVIGISSIILNQRKVRVMCEMIRRHRPNATIVVGGHIANVPDLADRIDADHIVRGDGVSWFRRFLDDQVDEPLRHPLINSGIGTRCMGVTAEGKPGDVAATLIPSVGCPLGCNFCSTSAMFGGKGKYVDFYKTGDELFDVMHQLSDAMKIRSFFIMDENFLLHRPRALRVLELMEKHRKPWSLYVFSSANALKKYTMDELVRIGVSWLWMGLEGEESSYKKLSHIDPLALVRELQSHGIRILGSSIIGLENHAPEVMDDVIAHAVRYRTDFHQFMLYTPIPGTPLYAELAAAGRILPDDECNPADVHGQSVFNYRHPSLPPGTEGDWMIRAFTRDFEENGPSVIRIAETLLAGWRRHHAHPDPRVRDRVAWESQGLPTQYTAMVAAARLYFRDRPALREKTTRLLAELVRTFGWKARLAATLGGRYLHWTSHREADRLSQGWTYEPPTFYEANEAAAAQPRRRPAERCQSVECRVISQQAPRAAGTTPAGDA
- a CDS encoding serine/threonine-protein kinase, whose amino-acid sequence is MRRRNAALADEVSSLLRHHDQVEEVALLAGAASVPDLLSTEAEKDASDLWWPPPPPTETDEEHDDLSPGARVGRYVVESVVNRGGMGVVYRAHRVDDYRQLTAVKLMGRSLTPTAIRRFQLERQILALMKHPNIVRLLDGGEVDGGRPFLVMDFIEGVSLARYAQETQPSPRECAALMAPIVAAVAYAHESGVVHRDLKPSNILMTRDRVPVPMVTDFGLAQLVDEEAAVSLTNAGGMAGTPGYMAPEQILGNAARRNPAIDVYGLGAVLYFLLTGRPPYRAASPFETCKLALEQDPEPIARIRSGVPRDLATIVETAMARDPSRRYASALAMGEDLRRFLAGEPITARPVSRLERVGRRMLKHRRLVVAAGIAGLAVVIGGFVGLSRWNRDLSRKNDGLIRLAAVYADTVERLARIGGLTDPKFYDDFARFAQAIEEIRQSGGDEASLVDVQYRAALAQFHLARFHQNQHQWAQAVACYESSADLLRSLVHDHPKRSDIRYDLFRTLFCLADVVYVEDAARSVALHRESLDVIAALSRDQPANLDYEEAVASQGVNLGRVEMRRQNPEGEGRLRRAAEIAEDLCRRPGAKPSYRRTAARAWGQLARWRHDAGTLDESVALRAVEAGAAVVRDLPDEPQYQHEQAMWLQQLALIRAEREAVAEAETRLDEAAAMQELALGLRPRNGDYLQAMVALLLLRAEARLALGRIPEALADFAAAQTRFEEAAGDRTDAGVVVDRLRLKARSGPIEPSEAERMIATIPAGPLSIDARILLVRAREAQGRHDEALALATTEAPPEDRESFALQLLAATAEARLGRLEAARARLESLGPASHKDNECLFLARLRRDAAEACACRVTAD
- a CDS encoding Ig-like domain-containing protein, whose protein sequence is MRTKKRKEKSNFRKRDRRLRLSPRIGVLEERVMLDGSLDSTFGAGGLVTTALGATLSRAPLVIGGFSTHLSHGEVVVADAASSPLRVSRYDESGRLDTTFGNNGVVTTPVLDDSYARSVTVSGSSVIAAGIARSESSQSESEYSPVLVEYDVNGALDGGFGTRGVLVIDPKVLFATSSTMSVSVTAVATQSDGKILLAGYGSVPGGNGPATSFVTRYTAAGVLDTTFGDAGVLKGQIGGQSSTLTAMSISPLDDKVSLAIDAGLGYTVVRLTRDGKLDDSFGSGGVATVELKYPGGSGIAQSLAFDLQGELYAAGTITTGAVGIIKLTSAGTLDAKFGSGGILVGDFKQGGVFENAYPDIAVQADGRLLIASYGMYAGRADFVLARYNPTGSLDAAFGSGGLVHTDFSTPGSADYTRDDVATAVVLSPDGKEAVVAGLEGFYSSTPGPRLALARYVLDDPTIAVPPPSGTLRLDSSADSGSSSNDGITNKKILTFSGVHKTIPSAYLELVRDDSTVVDYESTSETLTDPGPIPEGSHRYSVRQLSAFFRTSASTSPVNVVVDRTPPAVPPAPVLDPSSDTGTPGDDTTTSTKPKLTGTADPNTTVTLFDDAGKSLASAQVGGSGHYSLQISSALSLGSHVVHIRAMDVAGNSSTASKALSLTIVKDTAPTPITPKITPTLIVSVHGQEQDLKALGALVMQGALGVFGGIIPGAALTYDAVNGISATGSGRQLDPWQDDIGTLAQVIFQANDANPSFIESLEVDWDTYGSEHDPAQEVARQINAIVADTQYDGSPWDILFVGYSRGGPFVHEILKGLDLVSNPRIDYTEAILLDPTASKVSGDVFPASMPPGLDREIVYDDGYAFPLTQLSFHLLGKEYDVVELTNDGNSGNRVAGAEYRYERDQIQKYIQEDHPDVWALIKKYYIESHVGSNALDSYRSHLGFPYWYMGRDPYDDPPLATQFKADLIEFLKAKDQGAALNGGTVTLLDHTKSSPASTAPNFKNASQEAVQELTKFANSLIDDAKRFAAQIAKEAEKLGKDIAAAAKKAGDALVADAKKLGGEALAEAKKQAAALARTAQAEINKLEADAKKTADALYKEGKLFDKSAAKEVDKASKQLASVQKQSAKVVAKAQKDADKAVAAVKKAVGDKLKKAQEAAKAAAAKVAAATAKAEADARAAAAKLAVAANNARIAAEQEAAKIAAAASSARDRVSSGISNVRKKFHF